A single Arachidicoccus sp. BS20 DNA region contains:
- a CDS encoding PepSY-associated TM helix domain-containing protein: MKQKKKSFLNRLNAWLHLWTGIVTGIILVAVCLSGTLVVYGDEVIDWSAGKAKYVTEVKNSRISVEQMIKNIKRELPNCKVSEVLVYKDPKRSVRFRSFSKEQGLSMIYVDPYSGKILKNDATGNFFFTMAHIHAAFLWQGPGEWIVDIATIIFLIEIITGIILWFPVKWNKHNIDASFKIKWRAKFKRVNYDLHNVLGFYSSVLAIILTVTGLLIAFNSVSQKTIQLFGGDWNPRWQQKVLPQSDTLKHSIPLAAVIDEQLNKTPDARVAQVWIYQLPTTGYYMITTAKNIGLKSAENAHISFVDRYTGKALPVPPKNLKGEYIENNIWQLHMGTWMGQAGKLFTFLCGLICTSLPITGFIIWLGKGRKKKKRKQPVMITAV; this comes from the coding sequence ATGAAACAAAAGAAAAAATCTTTTCTCAACAGGCTGAATGCATGGCTTCATTTGTGGACGGGCATTGTTACGGGTATTATTTTAGTGGCTGTTTGCCTTTCGGGAACGCTTGTTGTGTATGGCGATGAAGTCATTGATTGGTCGGCGGGCAAAGCAAAATACGTTACCGAAGTGAAGAATAGTCGCATTTCTGTCGAGCAAATGATAAAAAACATAAAGCGTGAACTGCCCAACTGCAAAGTATCGGAAGTGCTTGTATATAAAGACCCGAAACGCTCCGTGCGGTTTCGCAGCTTCAGCAAGGAGCAGGGGCTTTCCATGATTTATGTGGACCCCTATTCGGGAAAAATTTTAAAAAACGATGCAACAGGCAATTTCTTTTTTACAATGGCGCATATTCATGCGGCTTTTCTGTGGCAGGGTCCAGGCGAATGGATTGTGGATATAGCTACTATTATTTTTTTAATAGAAATTATTACAGGCATTATACTTTGGTTTCCCGTTAAATGGAACAAGCACAATATTGATGCAAGTTTTAAAATCAAATGGCGCGCAAAATTTAAACGCGTAAATTACGACCTGCACAATGTGCTGGGTTTTTATTCATCCGTATTGGCAATTATATTGACCGTAACAGGCTTGCTGATTGCATTTAATTCCGTATCGCAAAAAACAATTCAGTTATTCGGCGGCGACTGGAATCCGCGTTGGCAGCAAAAGGTTTTGCCCCAATCAGATACTTTAAAACACTCAATTCCGTTGGCTGCTGTTATAGATGAGCAATTAAATAAAACGCCCGATGCGCGCGTGGCGCAGGTATGGATTTATCAATTGCCGACAACCGGCTATTACATGATTACAACCGCCAAAAACATAGGATTAAAAAGCGCCGAAAATGCGCACATCAGCTTCGTGGACAGATATACGGGAAAAGCATTGCCCGTACCGCCGAAAAACTTAAAAGGCGAATATATCGAAAACAACATTTGGCAACTGCACATGGGAACATGGATGGGACAAGCCGGAAAATTGTTTACATTTTTGTGCGGACTTATATGCACCTCCTTGCCGATAACAGGCTTCATTATATGGCTGGGCAAAGGCAGGAAAAAGAAGAAAAGAAAACAGCCCGTTATGATTACTGCCGTGTAA